The Manduca sexta isolate Smith_Timp_Sample1 chromosome 9, JHU_Msex_v1.0, whole genome shotgun sequence genome segment TTAGCTGCTTGCGTATTTTACGGATTTCTTTTATGGCCTGAgaaatttaaatagataacTACGAATAACTCATGCTAATAGGACTATGCTGCTAACCGTACATATTTCGTATACGCtgagattattatatattaagttatacCCACACACAAGAAAAAAAACACTTAGAACACAAAATGCCCAttgccattttttttacatttgtgaGACCAGcttgttggtaagcgatacgacggcctataaacagtagaaacattatccaacaagtttaattgtaaagtattgtttggtattccattgcgctcgccatcctgagacgtgagatatagtctcattatatccagtagttacactggcaacaatttccttcaaaccggaacacaacagtgactacacactgctgcttcgcggcagaaatagacattgcggtggtatccaggcgaactctcacatatgagagacctaccagtattATAGTCACATTATAATACCATGTTATGTTTACTATCATCGATTTACGTAAATACTTTCAAGACGAAATTTCTATTTGCAATACATTCATTATGTATGTCAATCTAATGTACACTCACTAGTTATGACCCGTCAACATTCTCAATCCGTCTTGCAAGTCATTACCATACTCCCATACACATACCTTCTCTCTCAAGCCATATTTAGCACAGAAGAGATTCTCTTCTCCTTTGAGATGTGCAAACTCTGCTGCGCCAACAGCGCGAAGCAGTACCCCGGGGTCGCCCAGCAGCAACGTGTGACCTGTGGCGGGCCAACAGTCCGCCTTGCCTGACATTACCTggtaatgacaaaaatatatcatttagtaatatcaaaatgaccctgtataggataatttatcaatattacagataagtttttaattttgttgaaattaaaacttttttgtaaaaatgaactggtcaataatattttctaatatcgaaaattgtttttttaaggtccaggtgttttaattttaatttacacagatcaaaatatgattttcataaaaaaaaacaattgaactaTTTTGTTcgtaaaacttgtttttttttatataacttgcTTGGGACTCtcatgatattgtatttttttattaataacataccTCTGGAACAGTTAGAGCGGCCACTAATGCTATGGTGTAAGGCAGTAGGTTTTGTTGATGACTCAGCGCCAACATCTTGCCATAACGAGGCAGCAGTGGAAATGCGGACACCGCTTTTCCCAGTGGAGTTACTTTTAAAACCTATGAAGTAGAAAAACGTTGCTTAGTTATTTCgcttcattgacgtatattctatagacacgaacatccatataaactatttgttcaaaatctgaactaaaatggcagcCAAAAAGTTACTATTATCAccaatttattcacttgaacaacaaatattttaactcatttggctaatattttttattcaaatccaggtttacacttagactcgtgtgtttatattatgagcgccactccgtacacaaccacaagtaTAATTAGCAAcagattacaaaaaatatatattttttttaaaaaaaaaatgttaacctAACCTCTTCGTCAATCTTTTTCGCATACGCATTTTTCGGTTCGTGTTTTTCAAGCATCCCGAGTATCTCCAATCGCTTTTCTGCCAAACGCAGCTGCATTCTATCCGGCGCTGTTGGGAACGGGAAGTTTACCACCTGTCaaaaaaaaatgggtaaaataatttcatttcttttttttttacacgtattttcttttttatattaccataaaagctatttatttgATCTATAAACGAAACTATATATTTGCATTGCATCTAATGGTAGGTCCAATTAGAACCAACAGACGACTTTATTTCTAAGCTAAAATCATGCTGGCTTGTCTTAGTATCCAGTATGTGTCTTGTCTTAGTATCCAGTGTGTGGCTTCGGAActtatatgtatacttataaatgcgaaagtaagtCTGTCTGTGTGTGTTACGCTTTCACGGCTAAATAATACGCTaataaactactgaactgatttcgatgaaattcgGTTGGGAAATAGTTTGACATCCTGGAAAAGTCATTGACTAAATTCTAtaccaagaaaaaaaaaatgccgaacttttatttcaaaaaatgttattcacaCGATTgtagccacgagcaaaagctagtatatattttatcatctaCAGAAAAGTCATCTCCCAatctaatacaaaatacatcTGACACACCATCACACCTTATCAATAGCCATGCACTTCATCATCAACACCAGGTCGTCGACCGGCCTGCGACACAAGTCGGGGGGGTGGTGGGGCGGACAGTCGTGCTGGAACACGGCGCTGCTGTAGAGGCGGTAGGCGTGGCCCGCGCCCACGCGCCCCGCCCTCCCCGCGCGCTGCCCCGCGCTCGCCTGCGACGTCCACACTACCCGCCATGCGCTTGCGCCGGTTATGTGGTCGTACACGCTGGGGACCAGATATTGTTTGAGTAGGTTTTGTACGGGACTTCACTTTCCGATTAACTGATTTATTCAAACAACAGGTAGGGAACGTTTCGTCTCAGAAAAGTATACAGCCGATAATTTATATGCCACTAACcaccatatttaaaatttgcttattgtagtgttttcataaagaaaaaaatctagtaaaggatattttatttcgtttttaccttagtcaaatttaaaaaaaaaatatatttaaagattattttattggtgTTGACCCTAGTTTGATAAGACTATTGCTTACCGCCtttttttcaatatcaataTCACTTGGGTTTTACCATAatccaatttaattttttaacatatattttccgtacataatttttttgggGTTGACACTATCTAATAAGACAATACTTACCGCATCTTCTTCTTCCCAGTATCAACAACATATTTGATAGCAGGTATAGTGAGAGACGTCTCTGCGACATCAGTGCTGACGATGCAGAGCCGAGCTCCAGGCGGCGGCGGGTCGAACACTCTGGCCTGCTTCGCCGAACCGAGCATAGAGTACAGAGGCAGCACCCACAGAGGCTGGCGACACGACTTTATCTCTGGCGCTAGTGTGTCTTCTTCTGCGTCTGTGGAACACATTAAACAAATGTATCGATCAACATCTAACGTCgataattatttcttacattacgcgaatgttatacattaaaataaaactatttgcggattttatcgcggttatttatatcaGTAGTAACGGGATTAAGTTCGACCAACATTAAACTAATTAAGATAATAATGTCAACCCTgaattacatactgtcccaccgctggacacgggcctcctctattgcTAAGAGGGATTAGGGTCAGTCCACTATGCTAGCCTaatgcagattggcagacttcacataccaaCAAAATTCTAATctctatcagtcttacttataaaaaattcccAAGACTatgattagttaaaacacaaatttactcgatcagctatAAGTCAAAACCCTTTTGCCTCTTAATatggtttaaactaggaacctgTGATGTATTTGACAGctttttaagcaattcttaaccacctcttaacgctaaaacaagtttataattaacaatgcaacccccttattcatagacgttatttatctaaaaacgGAGCactgctgtgataacaagcctgtttctcagctttgtttatctgacagccaactagattcaagttgtatctcaatattagccaatcacaacggcgctatgtctacgcactgcgaagacggTCAACCCGTCAGCacagagaaacagacttgttatgcAAGCAAAGacagagcttagataaataacgtctatgaataagggggtaagtctttAACCGGTTAAAATTcgtgaaaaaataattcattttgtattattttagttttaccaGAATCACTCAAGTGCCCTTCGCTGTCATCATCATTTCCAACCAAATCCGCCTGACCGTCATCCTCGGGCATGTCATAATCGTCCAGATTTATTTTGGGCAGCGTTTTGGACTTCTGCTTGGCTTTCCTCCGTGCTTTACGTGCCCGCTTCATTTCTCTTTCAACCTAAAATATAGTGATTTTTGCTAAAACTTACTTCAATAAATCTATTAATGAAAATCAAGTATGCTtttcatatattaatatttagatttggAACTATCCCTATGCTTATGTTTTGAATTACTATGAAGCATTGACGTACATATATTCTATACACACGAaattccatataaactatttgtttataatctgaactaaaatggcaaccaaaacatccctgttataacctatttattcccttgaacaacaaattattttacttatttgactaatattttctattcacatccaggtttataCTTAGACTCGAATTCTTATATTATGCGCGCCACTCCGTACCCAACCACAagcttttaataattatactatactatgtcagtttgaatagattgcagttcaatttaaTTGTACACAGTCAATGTTCGGAACGTCAAACCTTGTTTTCCATATTCCCAGTGACTTCAACGAGTTGCAGTGGTGAGTTGATCTCTATTCCTTTAAAGTCTAGACATTCTAACATGAAACAATAATCACCATTcttaacatttaaatactaacttttgttttaaattgattaatttgaataaaacaatgCATCTCACTAGAGTCGCAAAATTAATTGGCACTGCAAGGGACccactgcacatgatggtaagtggagtggggtccaatagaatgtcgactgacgagagacgattaccagtcgacacaattatgccggcctgttagaaccggatatacacaggtgatcccagaacgcgacacacttacctgggccGCTATAgcgtttaacaccttgtgtttgGTGGTTGCTAACAccatatatcctaccacaagcaaaatAACATtacctcatcatcatcagactCAATATCATCAGGTTCCGAATCTAAAGCCGCGTCCACATCGGTCGCATTCTTCTTAGTTATCAACTTTGTGTAGTCGACGTCTCTGCGGTAAGGGAACGACGCCCTTAGTTTACGTACAAGGTAATTCACctgaaattatacatttttaaaataatgggTAACTTAGGTTATTTTTCTGTGCTAAGTATGTTTGCTGTCTGATCAGGTAAACTATGATTATTCAGATGTAATGTGTGGAGCTAGGACCTGTTCCATTATgttcttggcagtccattccactttTAGCGGCCTGATCatactacatatttatatatttaaaaacatatcttATAAAAAGGCTAGACAATGCTCTTTAAAAAGAGTTGGAATCAAGTAATTTCagtatgtatacatttttttggcacaatgttaacagagttacaaatatttggtttcatttattaatgcaatatcaaatatattgtattaaattttacctCCTGCTGCCCCGTAACAAATATAAGTATTCCACCTTCAGGCAACCTTGTATGTATCTTAACCGTCTTCTTAAATGCTTCTTTTAAATAGTCACTGTAtgtgtgtttattaaaatgtaccGTCACTGGAAACTGTCTCGAGTCAATCTGTGAAATAACATACGAGTTGATGCTTCATATAgcataaatatatagaaaaccaatttaattatatccaataaataatagggtaccggactcatttttgttctttactattatcaagtatttacataacacaaattataacacagaaggaattattgaaatccgataaaaaatcaacaagttataagtctttgaatttcggtggaagtgATAAtgaacaagaaacagaaaagagacgaaatacccacatgtgacgtcatcgggaattacgacgcgtgcgaaagaaagagatgaagcgatatccccacattgcgcccacttctgcacttcacaatattttaaatatgaattactggctcattattaaaccaatttatatgcagttttcgcaggagtgcttatTTTTCGTACTATtaatcattacatatagaataatgtacaaaatcaagcacaggccggtcccctattatcaTGAAATTCTCAACAATGTCTAATAACTCACTGATAAACACAGTATTGTCTAcattctaagtatttttttttccttaatcagccctgtattataatactgtcttactactgggcacgggccttctctaaattgagagggattaggccttagttcactaTGCTGACCCGGTGTGGATTGGCAGTCTTAACATACtatcaaaattcttaaagagaatttctcagatgtgtaggtttcctcacaatgttttccttcaccattaaagcaagcgataattcataatcaaaacacacatattatgttttagataggtcagaggtgtgtggctgtcttggggtttgaacctgggACATTTGTCTCGACAGTTCGTTTCACACCCTATTAGATTATCGCTACTTTCATTACGTTacgttttgtttatgtaatgggcttttttaaatgtagtaataaaaacaaaaataccatattTGTACAACATATCAGCCAGTAAGCCAGTTCAAGAAATAAAcagaaaggaaaaaaaataaacaaaaaaaaattttttcttTTCAGTTTTAACCATTTTCTATTAACCAAAATCTTACCTGAATAACAGGTGGTGGTTCCTTGAAAAGTCTAGTGTTTTCGGTAAAGTCTTCCACTCTTAACGTAGCAGACATTATAATTAGTCTCAAAGGACTACCTCTTTTACGTCTAAGCGGCACTATTCTAGACAGTAAGCCTAGAAGTATGTCTGTGTATACACTACGCTCGTGCGCTTCGTCTATTATGATTATAGAATACTTGCTTAGAAGAAAATCGGTTTGAATCTCTTTTAGGAGTACGCCTGAAAGTAATTTTGTTACagtgatattaataaatcaaatatgatgtatatatttttatttgtggctCAAGGTGATATTGGTATCGGGATTTGATTGTGGTTATGGTGTTATCCAAATTTTAACAtgagatacaaaaataatagtaactttattttacttcaaatttaattttatttaaaaatagacgaataattatgatgttttgaattaattttactatcaaaacaggGCTTTATCcagcaggaacacgctggatgtaGACCGCTATCGACAAATttttctggaaatctttgggaggcatatgctgccgtgctaagcgcaaaagcggtatgtcagggaaaccttatttcgagataatcgaagttttgtaaatatagttttgtatgtaaaactgagataaactcttttaaggtttttttaacaagttctaaataagataccgttatttaagtaagttcattagataggtatttctttaagttatctgacaacataaaaatcaagatattgATTTTTTGGAGATACCGCTACTGAGCTTAGCAGGGCAGTATATTCAGCTGTAGACTTTATGTGGCTTATAATGAAAAATCATAAATCGCAAtcaatcaaaccaaaaaaaaaactcaccatCCGTCATAAACTTTATCTTTGTCTCCTTACTGACATTTCCCTCAAACCTCATCAGATACGACACTTCTTTGCTAGTCAGCCCTAATTCGTGACCCACTCTGGCGGCCATCGCGACCGTCGCCACTCGTCTCGGTTCCGTCACCGCTATCATCTTACTCTGAGCGTAGCCCGCTTCATATAAAAATTGGGGTACTTGTGTTGTTTTTCCACTACCTATAAGGAGAAATTtagtttagtaataaatattttaagtgttgACAATTAATATGCTTACATTCTTCTAGATTCTTGAAAAGGGAATTGTAGCTATGAAgtcaaagaataaaatattagaaaaatgttGAGGATTAACATATGTTAAAAATCTGGTGAATATTTGTTCATTATAAGTTGATAATATTTGTACCTTATTAAAGTCATTCTTTATTTTGCTATGCAAAAAAActcttttaataattaacatttcatCACCaatctcaaaaaatatttagaaagttTATGTTACCTGTTTCACCAGCGACAATAAGaaattcattttcattaatCAACTCCATAATTCTCTGCTCCTCCCCTAATATGGGAAGTTTTAATCTGGCAACCTGCACTTTTGGATCTCTTTTCACTTCAACATGTACCGTAGGATGGCTTAGTAGtggctttttatttttcacctctttttctttcttcttctcttttttattttcttctgatTCGTTTTTAACCTCTATCTTGATTTCCTTATCTTTTGATACATTCTCATCTTGTGACTTATCATCCTCAATAACGACAGCATTATCTAATGCAACTTCCTCCTTATTATCTTTCCCATCTTGGTCACTATCTGTATGTCCGTTTTCAGCTATTCCTTCTTCTTCATCTTCTGAAGACTCATCTTCAGACGATTCTTCTAATCCAACAACATTTGGATCATGCTtactctttttaattttttctgctTTTTCTAATTTAAGCAGCCGCAAACGTTTTTTAGCGCCTAAAAGAGATACAGACtaattatttcctttattaGTTAGCTATAGAACTTAGttaaaaataggtatattaaTTCATAAACTTGTTTATTGAGTTgccttttttatgtataattaaagtattgttaCTCTTACGAACTACGTTTCAACATCATTGgggaattatataaaacttacacgtaataaaaaaaaatgtattttaaattagaattagtttcCATACCTGCAATACTACTAAACTTCTTACTCTCAGATGGTTCAATAATGTCTTGCTTTGGCAGTTCTAAATTAAACTCGTTCAGTTTACGTAAACCCATTGTTTGCACTGCAGAAATACCTGTCAAGTGTTTCACTTCATCTGGACTTGCTTGTACTTGAGACAAAGACTCAAGAAGTGCTGCTCTCTgagaaaataagtatatataatgaGCAAGGTTACGTGGTCAGTCAtgcgaaaaaaaaagaagaaacaaaaagggcgcgaaactgaaCCGGCTGGCCAGCAGATCACTGTGTTACACTCTGGCTTGCAATTTGTTTAGGATTGGACGGACATTCACGATTGTTGCATTTtgctatctatatttttatgttattgctCATTCGCtaatttgttaactaatttaatcaaaaatgatgtcttttagtaaataaataaagtttttgttataagtattaaaaaatattctatttttgagttaattgtcaaacaaataaatattaaaaatggtaattttttttatctatactaacatAGAAAGCTGaaaggtttgtttgtttgtttgaatgcacaaatctcaggaactactaaactgattttgaaatctTCTCACTAATAAGAAggtacattactcctgagtcctataggctactttttatcccaggaaaatatttattctgaaaaACCTTTTTCAAATAGACAAAGCCATTGGTAAGAGTCAGTTTAATATGGATAAATGtcgatgtattattttttttttcgaatgaagggcacacatctctaaattttttaaatttgtgtatgtattttttatgaattatcacttgctttaagggtgaaggaaaacattgtgaggaaacctgtatacctaagaagttctctatagaaattttgagggtgtgttaaGTTAACCAATATGCACTACGCCTATATGAATTAActcctaatccctcttagtagtagatagcccctgcccagcagtgggccagtatataCTACAGTGctgattttattgattattatattaataaaacttacattttctttctttttcttcttaTCTACAATTTTCTCCAACCTCTTCCTTT includes the following:
- the LOC115449822 gene encoding probable ATP-dependent RNA helicase kurz, whose protein sequence is MGKNKYNAKARQVVKTNIDDSQTSEIKLEFGVSEYGASDKSNLLALPSKKRQTKIVSEKKEKTRFLSKAQRKRLEKIVDKKKKKENRAALLESLSQVQASPDEVKHLTGISAVQTMGLRKLNEFNLELPKQDIIEPSESKKFSSIAGAKKRLRLLKLEKAEKIKKSKHDPNVVGLEESSEDESSEDEEEGIAENGHTDSDQDGKDNKEEVALDNAVVIEDDKSQDENVSKDKEIKIEVKNESEENKKEKKKEKEVKNKKPLLSHPTVHVEVKRDPKVQVARLKLPILGEEQRIMELINENEFLIVAGETGSGKTTQVPQFLYEAGYAQSKMIAVTEPRRVATVAMAARVGHELGLTSKEVSYLMRFEGNVSKETKIKFMTDGVLLKEIQTDFLLSKYSIIIIDEAHERSVYTDILLGLLSRIVPLRRKRGSPLRLIIMSATLRVEDFTENTRLFKEPPPVIQIDSRQFPVTVHFNKHTYSDYLKEAFKKTVKIHTRLPEGGILIFVTGQQEVNYLVRKLRASFPYRRDVDYTKLITKKNATDVDAALDSEPDDIESDDDEVEREMKRARKARRKAKQKSKTLPKINLDDYDMPEDDGQADLVGNDDDSEGHLSDSDAEEDTLAPEIKSCRQPLWVLPLYSMLGSAKQARVFDPPPPGARLCIVSTDVAETSLTIPAIKYVVDTGKKKMRVYDHITGASAWRVVWTSQASAGQRAGRAGRVGAGHAYRLYSSAVFQHDCPPHHPPDLCRRPVDDLVLMMKCMAIDKVVNFPFPTAPDRMQLRLAEKRLEILGMLEKHEPKNAYAKKIDEEVLKVTPLGKAVSAFPLLPRYGKMLALSHQQNLLPYTIALVAALTVPEVMSGKADCWPATGHTLLLGDPGVLLRAVGAAEFAHLKGEENLFCAKYGLREKAIKEIRKIRKQLTSEINLSIAGVQAKIDPEMKPPDDNQARLLRQLVLSGLGDQVGKKIGMDEVKEGEDKRKYKYAYHCGELEEPVHLHSASILRKVIPEWVVFQQMYETGAEERRKMVMSNVTAIEPEWLPIYVPQMCNLGDPLTDPEPRFDEKSGRVKCHFKGTFGKAGWELPLVEIDFPDKIERYRWFARFLLEGVVFPKLRKYTSSLMSPPSTMVKSWAKLQPRTEVLLKALIAKRVGTRDALKKVWEVEKNYLLQEYLKWLPESAHNEVTLYWPPL